Proteins co-encoded in one Bacillus infantis NRRL B-14911 genomic window:
- a CDS encoding DnaJ family domain-containing protein, producing MDFFGIISEERIKKGYKEGEFENLPGFGKPLPHDELSHVPDDLRMAYRMMKNAGYTEEDNAVKQEMATIEDLIKKCEDPAEKKDLQKQLNQKLLKFNSMMSKRRASTNSSIFKNYEDKIHHKLVD from the coding sequence ATGGACTTTTTTGGAATCATTTCAGAAGAACGGATCAAGAAAGGCTATAAAGAAGGCGAATTTGAAAACCTTCCCGGCTTTGGAAAACCGCTTCCGCATGATGAGCTCTCCCATGTTCCTGACGATTTGCGCATGGCTTACAGAATGATGAAAAATGCAGGCTATACAGAAGAAGACAATGCTGTGAAGCAGGAAATGGCCACCATCGAGGATCTTATAAAAAAATGCGAAGACCCTGCAGAAAAGAAAGATCTTCAGAAGCAGCTGAACCAGAAGCTGCTGAAATTCAACAGCATGATGTCTAAAAGGCGGGCAAGCACAAACTCCTCGATATTTAAAAACTATGAAGATAAAATTCATCATAAATTAGTTGATTGA